From one Geoalkalibacter halelectricus genomic stretch:
- the proC gene encoding pyrroline-5-carboxylate reductase: MQPEKIGFIGGGNMAEALIRGLTAGTFPGARILVGEPRESQRQALASAYGVEAHEDNWTVVQECDVLILAVKPQLLTDVLTPLADALSEGKLLLSILAGVSTGALEAYLGGAPRVVRVMPNTPALVGQGASALCAGRYATSEDLRLSKRLLESVGLARVVAEREMDAVTGLSGSGPAYVYTFIEALADGGVAQGLSRDTALALAAQTVAGAARMVLDTGEHPAQLRDRVCSPGGTTIAGVRALEDGGLRAALMDAVGRAARRSEELGRG; encoded by the coding sequence ATGCAGCCCGAGAAAATCGGATTCATCGGCGGCGGCAACATGGCTGAAGCCCTGATCAGGGGGCTGACGGCGGGAACCTTTCCCGGCGCGCGCATCCTGGTGGGCGAGCCGCGTGAATCCCAGCGCCAGGCCCTGGCGAGCGCCTACGGGGTGGAGGCGCACGAGGACAATTGGACCGTTGTTCAGGAATGCGACGTTTTGATTCTGGCCGTCAAGCCGCAACTGCTCACCGACGTCCTCACGCCCCTCGCCGATGCCCTCAGCGAGGGCAAGCTGTTGCTGAGCATCCTGGCCGGCGTCTCCACCGGCGCCCTTGAGGCCTACCTCGGCGGCGCCCCGCGCGTGGTGCGCGTCATGCCCAACACGCCGGCGTTGGTCGGCCAGGGCGCTTCGGCCCTGTGTGCCGGCCGTTATGCAACGAGCGAGGATTTGCGCCTGAGCAAGCGCCTGCTGGAATCCGTCGGTTTGGCGCGGGTGGTTGCGGAGCGGGAAATGGATGCGGTCACCGGCCTCTCGGGTTCGGGGCCGGCCTATGTCTACACCTTCATCGAAGCCCTGGCCGACGGGGGCGTCGCCCAGGGCCTGTCGCGCGACACCGCCCTGGCGCTGGCCGCGCAGACGGTGGCCGGGGCGGCGCGCATGGTGCTCGATACGGGCGAACATCCCGCGCAACTGCGCGACCGGGTGTGCAGCCCCGGCGGCACCACCATTGCCGGAGTTCGGGCCTTGGAGGATGGCGGCCTGCGCGCCGCGCTCATGGATGCCGTCGGGCGCGCCGCGCGCCGCTCCGAGGAACTGGGGCGCGGGTAG
- a CDS encoding mechanosensitive ion channel family protein — MEFSADKIIELVQVWGLKAVMAVVIFIIGRIIARVLRNSLRAALRRGKVEETLVSFASNLTYALLMVMVIIAALNQLGIQTTSFIAILGAAGLAVGLALQGSLANFAAGVLMIIFKPFKVGDFIEAAGTMGIVEEIEIFTTKMRTPDNKQIIIPNNQITNGNITNFSAKDTRRVDLVVGVSYGDDLNKVKAVLEDILSQDERILADPKPTIGVLQLGESSIDFAVRPWVNSSDYWPTLFDLNKTIKERFDAEGICIPFPQRDVHLYQVKSGAAA, encoded by the coding sequence ATGGAATTTTCCGCGGACAAGATTATCGAATTGGTGCAGGTATGGGGACTGAAGGCGGTCATGGCCGTGGTGATTTTCATCATCGGTCGCATCATCGCCCGCGTACTGCGCAACTCCCTGCGCGCCGCCCTGCGCCGCGGAAAAGTCGAAGAAACTCTGGTCTCCTTTGCATCCAATCTGACTTACGCCCTACTGATGGTGATGGTCATCATCGCCGCTCTCAATCAGCTCGGCATCCAGACCACCTCGTTCATCGCCATTCTCGGTGCCGCCGGTCTGGCCGTCGGCCTGGCTTTGCAAGGATCCCTGGCCAACTTCGCCGCCGGGGTGCTGATGATCATTTTCAAGCCCTTCAAGGTCGGGGATTTCATCGAGGCCGCCGGCACCATGGGCATCGTCGAGGAGATCGAAATCTTCACGACCAAAATGCGCACCCCCGACAACAAGCAGATCATCATCCCCAACAACCAGATCACCAACGGCAACATCACCAACTTCTCGGCCAAGGACACCCGCCGCGTCGATCTGGTGGTCGGAGTGAGCTACGGCGACGACCTCAACAAGGTCAAGGCCGTGCTCGAGGACATTCTCAGCCAGGACGAACGCATCCTCGCCGACCCCAAGCCGACCATCGGGGTGCTGCAACTCGGCGAGAGCAGTATCGATTTCGCCGTGCGCCCCTGGGTCAACTCGAGCGACTACTGGCCCACCCTGTTCGATCTCAACAAAACCATCAAGGAGCGCTTCGATGCCGAGGGGATCTGCATTCCCTTCCCGCAGCGCGATGTGCATCTCTATCAGGTCAAAAGCGGCGCCGCCGCCTGA
- the speA gene encoding biosynthetic arginine decarboxylase: MTPKTSPAWTTEDSARLYRIHEWSAGYFDVTETGDVAVKVNFPSGDVRVSLMDIVAGVHQRDLQMPVLLRIENLLDSQIALLNESFRAAIAQQGYRGRYQGVFPIKVNQQRNVIEEIARFGARYNHGLEAGSKAELIVALSALSDSQALIVCNGYKDPEFIDLGLRARKLGYRCVFVIETPTELPIILERSRALGIRPLIGVRAKLATTVGGHWNKTSGDRSIFGLSTSQLISIVDALKENDLLDCLQLLHCHLGSQIPNIRDIRQAVMEACRYYINLVQEGAPMGFLDLGGGLAVDYLGSKTNNVLSMNYSMDEYCADIVEVIMQSLDAEEVPHPTIVTESGRSTVAYYSLLLFNIFDVTYFEPTPLPQAPAEDEHTLIHSLYSVLERFKPAKIQQSYNNTIYYRDEIRELFKRGQISLRSRALAENLVLEIFRRIVVALDQADETPPELEGLREHLADIYYGNLSIFQSLPDAWAIDQVFPLMPIHRLDERPTREAIIADITCDSDGRIDHFIDLHGTRNTLPLHLLNPDEDYYLGAFLVGAYQETLGDLHNLFGDTNVVSIRVNEDGSFDVTREIQGDSIADILGYVQYNPKDIFERFRDTAEQAVRRGAISVRERQEILERFSASLRGYTYYETDA; the protein is encoded by the coding sequence ATGACGCCCAAGACCTCCCCCGCCTGGACCACCGAGGATTCCGCCCGCCTCTACCGCATCCACGAGTGGAGCGCCGGTTATTTCGACGTCACCGAAACAGGCGATGTCGCCGTCAAGGTCAACTTCCCGTCCGGCGATGTGCGGGTTTCGCTGATGGACATCGTGGCCGGGGTGCATCAGCGCGACCTGCAGATGCCGGTACTGCTGCGCATCGAAAACCTGCTCGACAGCCAGATTGCGCTGCTCAACGAGTCCTTCCGCGCCGCCATCGCCCAGCAGGGCTATCGGGGCCGCTACCAGGGAGTCTTTCCCATCAAGGTCAATCAGCAGCGCAATGTCATCGAGGAGATCGCGCGCTTCGGGGCCCGCTACAATCACGGCCTTGAGGCGGGCAGCAAGGCCGAGCTGATCGTAGCGCTCTCGGCGCTCTCCGACAGCCAGGCCCTGATCGTGTGCAACGGTTACAAGGATCCCGAATTCATCGACCTGGGGCTGCGCGCGCGCAAGCTCGGTTATCGCTGCGTGTTCGTCATCGAAACGCCCACCGAACTGCCCATCATCCTCGAGCGCAGCCGCGCCCTGGGCATCCGTCCGCTCATCGGCGTGCGCGCCAAGCTGGCGACCACCGTCGGCGGCCACTGGAACAAGACCAGCGGCGACCGCAGCATCTTCGGCCTGAGCACCAGTCAGTTGATCAGCATCGTCGACGCCCTCAAGGAAAACGACCTGCTCGACTGCCTGCAACTGCTGCACTGTCACCTGGGTTCGCAGATCCCCAACATCCGCGACATTCGCCAGGCGGTCATGGAAGCCTGCCGCTACTACATCAACCTGGTGCAGGAAGGCGCACCCATGGGCTTTCTCGACCTCGGCGGCGGCCTGGCGGTCGATTACCTGGGCTCGAAAACCAACAACGTACTCTCCATGAACTACAGCATGGACGAATACTGCGCCGACATCGTCGAGGTGATCATGCAGAGCCTCGACGCCGAGGAGGTGCCCCACCCGACCATCGTCACCGAGTCGGGGCGCTCCACGGTGGCCTATTATTCCCTGCTGCTGTTCAACATTTTCGACGTGACCTACTTTGAGCCCACGCCCCTGCCCCAGGCGCCCGCCGAGGACGAGCACACCCTCATCCACAGCCTCTACTCGGTGCTTGAGCGCTTCAAGCCGGCCAAAATCCAGCAGAGCTACAACAACACCATCTATTACCGCGACGAAATCCGCGAGCTGTTCAAGCGTGGTCAGATCTCGCTGCGCTCGCGTGCCCTGGCGGAAAACCTGGTGCTGGAAATCTTCCGGCGCATCGTCGTGGCCCTGGATCAGGCCGATGAAACGCCGCCGGAGCTCGAGGGGCTGCGTGAACATCTGGCCGACATCTACTACGGCAACCTGAGCATCTTCCAGTCCCTGCCCGATGCCTGGGCCATCGACCAGGTGTTCCCCCTCATGCCCATCCACCGCCTCGACGAGCGGCCGACGCGCGAGGCCATCATCGCCGACATCACCTGCGACAGCGACGGGCGCATCGATCACTTCATCGACCTGCACGGCACGCGCAACACCCTGCCCCTGCACCTGCTCAATCCCGACGAGGATTACTACCTCGGCGCCTTTCTGGTCGGCGCCTACCAGGAAACCCTGGGCGATCTGCACAACCTCTTCGGCGACACCAACGTGGTGAGCATCCGCGTCAACGAGGACGGCAGCTTCGATGTCACCCGCGAGATCCAGGGCGACAGTATCGCCGACATCCTCGGCTACGTGCAGTACAACCCCAAGGATATCTTCGAGCGCTTCCGCGACACTGCCGAGCAGGCCGTGCGCCGCGGCGCCATCAGCGTGCGCGAACGCCAGGAAATCCTCGAGCGCTTCTCCGCCAGCCTGCGCGGCTATACCTATTACGAAACGGATGCCTGA
- a CDS encoding TetR/AcrR family transcriptional regulator, with the protein MSRKSAILAAATDLFAEKGFNETCTAEIAARAGVAQGTLFYHFKSKEGMLLEVFADVMGAYLHGQEQALQGAGDGRAALEEMLRFHFRFLQDNSRHLLVLIRDFPCHLLREDGPRRSQVREQLLAMIALLRTCLERGAHDGSLRVKDAHTTALLLRGLLSGLTRQQLLSPLDVPDLGEEAVAFCLEALRPDGLPAPLAP; encoded by the coding sequence ATGTCCCGCAAAAGCGCCATCCTCGCCGCCGCGACGGATCTGTTCGCCGAAAAGGGTTTCAACGAGACCTGCACCGCCGAAATCGCCGCGCGGGCCGGCGTCGCTCAGGGCACCCTGTTCTACCACTTCAAGTCCAAGGAAGGCATGCTGCTCGAAGTTTTCGCCGACGTCATGGGTGCCTATCTGCACGGCCAGGAACAAGCCCTGCAAGGCGCCGGCGACGGCCGCGCGGCCCTGGAGGAGATGCTGCGCTTTCACTTTCGCTTTCTCCAGGACAACAGCCGCCACCTGCTGGTTTTGATTCGCGACTTCCCCTGCCACTTGCTGCGCGAGGACGGTCCGCGGCGCAGCCAAGTCAGGGAGCAGTTGCTGGCAATGATCGCGCTCTTGCGCACCTGTTTAGAGCGCGGCGCGCACGACGGCTCCCTGCGCGTGAAGGATGCCCACACCACCGCCCTGCTGCTGCGCGGCCTGCTCTCCGGCCTGACGCGCCAGCAGCTGCTCAGCCCCTTGGATGTGCCTGATCTCGGCGAGGAGGCGGTGGCCTTCTGCCTTGAGGCCCTGCGACCCGACGGATTGCCCGCTCCGCTCGCCCCTTAG
- a CDS encoding TolC family protein has translation MPRIFSAWLLLIFLAAPTLALAEGPAARLSLHDALARGLERNFNLRIEHLNVPIGEQVVVTEQARFDPLAEARLNTRSQRTPNASALAGDDYARRRDHNAALSLSKEFHGGLDARLSLETSRLSTNSAVDILDPQYRSFLFLDLNQPLLRDFGARVNTADLRLADNRLRQARLDYLDQAQRLVEEIEVAYLDLSRTLEILQLRIEGRELARELLEANREKFEAGIVPVTEVQEAETAVAGRDEQVVFARQQVEGAAHRLRRLLAIERGDPLFLLELATDPLGEPDADWPSADEALAEALDTRPDLKRRQLEIVDRDIRLEFFANQKLPRLDLEASLGVNGLSGEERAVAFADGAAGSPNSGGYWRSLDRMSSADGYEWYTGVRLSYPLGNRAAQANHRRADLEKRQALYGLKDLENLMETEIRNALTAVERGFERVLVAERFQQLADTTLSQEMERLREGLSDTFRILDFQDNVIEARVRKTNALVDFHQGLAGLYRAMGLNLERRGIVHDPALKEMLHVQN, from the coding sequence ATGCCGCGTATATTTTCCGCCTGGCTGCTCCTGATTTTTCTCGCCGCGCCGACCCTCGCCCTCGCCGAGGGCCCGGCCGCCCGCTTATCCCTGCACGACGCCCTGGCGCGGGGTCTGGAGCGCAACTTCAATCTGCGCATCGAACATCTCAACGTTCCCATCGGGGAGCAGGTGGTCGTCACCGAGCAGGCGCGCTTTGATCCCCTGGCCGAAGCGCGTCTCAATACCCGTTCCCAGCGCACCCCCAACGCCTCGGCCCTGGCCGGCGACGATTACGCCCGCCGCCGCGACCATAACGCCGCGCTCTCCCTGAGCAAGGAATTCCACGGCGGCCTCGATGCGCGCCTGAGCCTGGAGACCTCGCGCCTGAGCACCAATTCCGCGGTGGACATCCTCGATCCGCAGTACCGCTCGTTTCTCTTTCTCGACCTGAACCAGCCGCTGCTGCGCGATTTCGGCGCCCGCGTCAACACCGCCGACTTGCGTCTAGCCGACAACCGCCTGCGCCAGGCGCGCCTGGACTATCTCGACCAGGCCCAGCGGCTGGTGGAGGAGATCGAGGTCGCCTATCTCGATCTGAGCCGCACCCTGGAAATTCTGCAACTGCGCATCGAGGGGCGGGAACTGGCGCGCGAGCTGCTCGAAGCCAACCGCGAGAAGTTCGAGGCCGGCATCGTGCCGGTCACCGAGGTGCAGGAGGCCGAAACCGCCGTGGCCGGGCGCGACGAGCAGGTGGTCTTCGCCCGTCAGCAGGTCGAAGGGGCGGCCCACCGGCTGCGCCGGCTGCTGGCCATCGAGCGCGGCGATCCGCTGTTTCTGCTGGAGCTGGCCACCGACCCCCTGGGCGAGCCCGACGCCGACTGGCCCAGCGCCGATGAGGCCCTGGCCGAGGCCCTGGACACTCGGCCCGATCTCAAGCGCCGGCAACTGGAAATCGTCGACCGCGACATCCGCCTGGAATTTTTCGCCAACCAGAAGCTGCCGCGCCTGGATCTCGAGGCCTCCCTGGGTGTCAACGGCCTCTCCGGCGAGGAGCGCGCCGTCGCGTTTGCCGACGGCGCGGCGGGCAGCCCCAACAGCGGCGGCTACTGGCGATCCCTGGATCGCATGAGCAGCGCCGACGGCTATGAATGGTACACCGGCGTGCGTCTGAGCTATCCCCTGGGCAACCGCGCCGCCCAGGCCAACCACCGGCGTGCCGACCTGGAAAAGCGTCAGGCCCTCTATGGACTCAAGGATCTGGAAAACCTCATGGAAACCGAGATCCGCAACGCCCTGACGGCGGTGGAGCGCGGCTTTGAGCGCGTGCTGGTGGCCGAGCGCTTTCAGCAACTGGCCGACACCACCCTGTCCCAGGAAATGGAGCGGCTGCGGGAAGGCTTGTCCGACACCTTCCGCATCCTGGATTTTCAGGACAACGTCATCGAGGCCCGGGTGCGCAAGACCAACGCCCTGGTGGACTTTCATCAGGGACTCGCCGGCCTTTACCGCGCCATGGGCTTGAACCTCGAACGCCGCGGCATTGTGCACGACCCCGCCCTGAAGGAGATGTTGCATGTTCAGAACTGA